In the Pseudorasbora parva isolate DD20220531a chromosome 5, ASM2467924v1, whole genome shotgun sequence genome, TGCAGTGAAATATTCAAAAACCGCTAggattttgttcagttgagtacttacaatatcccaaatgtttccaactatttgtaaatcatgaGAAAATGGCCATTAtaaccaatgaaccgggacgtctgagaGAGCCGTCTGTCAATggtgtcatatctgcgctactcTCGGTTTCCGGCTTTATTctgaagcgctttactcttagcagtgtgaataAGAGtgacagcagccgctgagcgaacacacagagtaacatcagaacataattttaaacacacttaaatgtgtctaatatgataaactgaGCTGCATCACCTTATTCTCATGACCGgtaaaagcggaaatggcgccggcgactgtggcataataaaagtcccgctgctcgcaaggtgtgtgttgtgttcaatcgctccagcggccccgctcagctcctcaacactcgctcctgcttcacactacagtaacgttaataatcgcatccctgaacatgatttctgcccgagtcctattttccacgggctgtgaggtgaagaccaaatgtcccaagatgctgagcTCAAATTTGGCGTcgtcaaactacgcctttgttttgaataggcgacctctagtggacggaaagttacatagtgcacctttaacattaTGTCATGAGAATGTATTACCTCTCAGATTATTTATTGAAGTATGTTTGTTTCCTTACAAATTGaatatgcacataaaaatgAGTAGCAGTAATGTgagtgttttattaataatgttgGTGTGATTGCCCTCTGTAGGTCAGTCGTCTTCTCAGGACAGCAGCGGACCTCCTCAAGTCTTCATTTCAGAGGAACCCGTCACTGCTGACCCTCGAGGCGACCAGGACTGGATTGACAACACCTTCCAAACCCCTGTCCATGATGCTCCGGacacgagtgtgtgtgtcaccACAGCTTCAGACAGTCTAGCAGAGGATCAGAGAATAATTATGGGTCAGTTTGCTAAGAAACGCTAACATAACCCAACACACATGCACTCTTTAATCAGCAGGTCAATGGGTTATACTTTAAATTCATGCTTTCTTTAAGGGTAGTTGATAACATGgaaaatgactttttttgaaagtgtgtgtgtgtgtgttagataaAGGTTTAGATCAAGTAGGtgacctttctttctttcttcttttaacAGACATCGGTTCCTCCAGATATGAAATGGGCGCTGAACTGGGTGAAGGAGGCTTTGGGACAGTTTATGCAGCGACACGTTTGAAGGATGGCCTTCAGGTATTCATTTTCATTAATTACAATATCTATCCAGATGATTATTTGTGTCTTATATCACACACTTATATTCTCTATTTAGTGCACTTCACATGTCTGACCTGTTTTAATAGACAGACGTGCTCTGCATGTTTACAATTAAACTCATGGACATGTAAATGTTTGTTCAGGTGTAATGATTGTAATTTGTGAACACATGTATTATAAATAATTCTAACGCAAATCCATTTTCTGTTAATTTTTCATCAGGTGGCGGTGAAATTTGCCTCCAATCGGGAAGCAAGATATACCAGGATTGTAAGTCGGCTGTGCTCTCTCTGCTTTACCTCTCAGTCACTGTTTTCAGTTTTATACATCTCATGTTAATATTAATCACAGActataaatgataaatatattataatgacTGTCTTTCTTCTAGAGCGGTTATTCCAGACCCATCCCGCTGGAAGTGGCTCTGCAAATGTTTGCCAATCGAGGGCCCAGTGCTCCTAACATCATCCAGCTCTTGGACTGGCAGGACGAGCCTGACCAATACCTTATGGTGCTGGAGCGGCCCATGCCCTCTCAGACATTGGATGTGTTTTTAACAAGCTACACGGGCACCAACCGTGAAGATTTGGTACGCCTTATTATGTGCCAGGTCACATTTGCGGCTCAGGCCTGCTGCCGGCGGGGAGTTTTTCATCGGGATATCAAGCTGGAAAACCTGCTGATTAACCCGGACACCTTAGAGGTCAAATTAATTGACTTCGGATGCGGAGATTTCCTCAACAGCGCGGGTTACCGCTCCTTTTCTGGTATGTATAATTCCTCAAAGCTGCGAGGTGTGCCTCAAACTCTGGTGCCGATTGCGAGCCGTTGGCACAGGACTCTGAGCGAGTCGAGCTCTCATGAAGCCTCAGGGAATGGGATCCACTGTTAGCATCAAATCCTTTCATGCATGAtgatggatttctagtccagaTGTTGTGTTAATGTAAATGTGAAAATGTTTTCCTCCAGGCACAAAAGAGTACTGCCCCCCTGAGTACCGGATCAGCGGCCACTATCACGGGGAACCTGCGACGGTTTGGTCGCTCGGCGTACTCTTGTTCGTTATGCTGTGCTGGAACTTTCCGAGGTGGCGAGACCTGGAGGAGATCGATCAGAACATCTGGACCAGAAACGGCTGTTCACAAGGTGAGATCCTCATTTAATTCTGGATCTTATTGGACAGATCAAAACAACAATGCAGGAAAAGGAACATCTGAGCCCAGTGGCTTAATAAATGATGGCTTTGATGATATTTGTGAAGTTTAAGCTAATAATCAGACGTCTCTCCCTTCGTTCTCCACAGAATGCTGCGATTTGATTCGCTGTTGTCTGCAGGTCTTCCCAAAGAAGAGGATTGAACTGGAGAAAGTCGATCTCCACGACTGGTTTCAggttttcattacattttgaagATTTTGACACTTAGCTTTATTCACGCTAGTTATCGATATGTGCTGCAAACCTCATTTAGTCACATGACACGTTTCAGTGCTGCTTTTCACTCATGCTTTTAAATTTCCATTTTGTTTTAACTTGATATATTTTGCCTCTTTTTATTCATATCTCTATATAGTTTGTGTACTGTATTGAAACAATAACCTGATTTCTGTTTATGTTTCAAATTACAGACTAGAAGTAATAAGGAGAGAAAACAGGAAAATAGAGGTGGGGTCGCTCCCCGCTTTCCTCCTGGACTTCCGAGGAACCAGCGTGCCTGCCCAATTTTAAACCTCTGAAAAAAAGGGGTTTTCTGGATCtttaaatatacatacacacacacacacacacacacacacacacacacacacactctctcattttatagaaaaacattttgaagaatTGTTTTgtgcaaagtaaaaaaaaaaagtaaaagtattttattttcattcatgaattattgtttattatacGTTATTATGTTTTTGAGGAGGTATCATGTGACATAAAACAAGAACTAACCCTCCCCTGAACTTTACCTTATCTGATATTTCACCAATACATCAAATGTGAAGTGTCAgttatttactgtaaattatacaATGACTAGTTATTTTTCAGGTCAAAAATCTGTACATTTAAATGTGCATTATTCACTGTATATAGTGCGTAAACTGTCTGTTAACCGGTTTACAGTTGTTTACTGTTTAAATCTCTCTATTAgcgttactcgatcttagctcTGCGTTTGATACTATCGCTCACAGCATCCTGAATAGACTCGAAagttatgttggcattagtggaaatgcattggcatggtttaaatcacaCTTATCTGACCGCTATCAGTTTgaagcagtaaatgaagagatgttacaagttcagtatggagtaccgcaaggctcagtgttaggaccgttgcttttcaccctgtatgtGCTACAGCTAtaggagatatcattaggaagcatgacgttagttttcattgttatgctgacgatactcagctctatatttcttcacaCCCTGAAgaaacttaccaattcacaagattaacggaatgcttagcggatataaaaaattggatgaatagtaatttcctgcaacttaattcagaaaaaaatgaatttttaattatttgacaaaaaaaaactgcacaagtagtaacctagaatactgtctaagcgtgcgttcacaccgccgccggCGAGAGCGTCAAAATTCACTCTTGCCGCCCTGTCAACAACGCTGTAGAAAGCTTTGTGGACGCGCTGCCGCTCTGCGatcgaatgttttttcttttttttaactttatttaaagaggtcacaaatcaaacaagcatgttgattGATAGACTGACCACTAGTAGGGTATAAATTAACctcatgaaatcgtttaaatgtgaaagaaAGAATGAATTGCATACCCGCTGAAAAACAAGCGTTCTAGCGcctataaaatagtgttgcgcGGCTTCTTAGCAAATTAAACATCACTTTGAATGGTCTCGTAATAAATGATTGGgaaacccgcacagcaatgatcaacttCTCCTACATTTGTCTTGGGAACTAATGTCGTCGtaaccaaagtttacaggcctgcgttctctggatttctctcaagcggagcacttctacattaCAATTGGCTGCCGCCGAACCGCGTCATTtccataaagttgagctgatttcaaaTCTCCTCGATGCCCAAATCATCGCAGACGCGCCGCGCcgcccggctcccattgaaaatgaatgacttccggccacCTTGCCGCTCTCGCCGCCGGTGGTGTGAACAGGAACACTGtcgaacacttcccataacacctgatttACTCGTTGCATCATAAGAAGAATGGCttctacactaatgttagtctctctgtttatcccgaggttaactgcagtcagccggatccaggccgtgtccggatGGGATGGTGGAGCTGCGTCTGGAGATGACCGAGGCATCCCTGAAGTGTCTGCTGAGAGCGTGTCAATTAAACTCTGCCTGTAAATGCTGCATTGACGCTTCATCTCTGTCATGACAACTCCAATCTTTCGAATATCCATTTACCTGATATGACTTGAGACCTGCaatgttgccagaataataatcatacactgtttgaggccagaggagaactggcacccgaCTGAACCTGGTTTCTcacaaggtttatttttctattctggccctgaaggagttttgatTCCTTGCAGCTTTGAGCCTTTAGCCTTTAGCCTTTAGCTCTCTCAGTTGGGGAGACCTAAATTTCAATGATATTACCGGTCTGtccacattgacactatatgataattgaaattatctggatgacatcaccattttcaCCAGAGCGGCTGTAGCCGAATCAcgttctgttgcattatttccctattaacactgaagctgctttgaaacaattagaCGTGTAAAAagcgatatataaataaaggtcaTTTAAAAATCacgattatttttttaatcatgtcATTTATCTCTGAACATTAATGAGATGTGTTCTAAGTTATATTAGGGTAAAAtactacagaaatgtaataaagtaatcaaatgtaaaattaaacgctgcatgttttcactgtaagaattaaatatagattaatcttATTAAAGCTTATTAAAAGTTGTGCACCGcctataggctcatattacAAACACACTCTTTATATACTGACACAAAATACTGCGctgttgactttagagcaggtgtgtgttggtcaatggtcagtcgttttcagtttcTCAACACAGCAACACACCAACAGTGCTCCAGAACACACCTGGTGTTCAGACCAGACGCCCATGGGGGAACAGATGAGAgagtgcatttgatatttaaacaacgtggagcTTGACGTAAAAATGAGAACTGCGTatggctgaaactagcaaaacacACCTGAGACCGGCGTCTCACTGCACAGGGTGTGTGATAAGGCTCACTGAATTAATTTATCAAATGTAGGAATTTTGTGGAAAATGTAGGAAagcaaatgtaatattttaaccCTTGTTCACTCCTACTGCAGTCCATTATAACAGTTACTCCTGTTTTTTGATGTATTGAATAGATAgacataatataatttaaaaaactcAAATTAGCTACAAGTTTACCTCGTCTCTTTCCATGTAGCAATGTTTGGTCAGAAATTCAGTTTATTTATTCTTTGCTTGTATAAATTTTTACTTTGTTGTAGAaggatgttttgtttttataatgttgATAAGACTGTAAAGGACAAATATTTTCtaataaatctatttattttactagataaTTTCTTTTACATAAAtagccattttattttttgtctgtaAGTATTACTTGTCTTGGATACAATACCTCCAGCAATGTTAAAGCCTTATAATGCATAATATTGTGTACATCTTATAATATATCATTTTCCCTACATTTTACACGTGACTATGTTTTGTGACATTTTGCCTGATTTGTAATAAGTGCCTATTGAgatgttttatataatgtaattttatattatCCCTGGCTCTTCATGCATTTTGTTTGGcattttctgttctttttttttttttttttgttccatttaTGTTGTtgtcaaaaatgctgtttataTTCCTATACTtgaaatacttttttatatgaaatataattttaaaaaaactaaagaatGACCTGCATgatttatacaaataaatagatttaCTATAAATATTAAAGATTGTTCAGTGGGGAATGACGtgtttttttacggtctatggttttgATGATTCATTTCCATGGTAATAAAGAACATGACATCATAAATGAGGTTGTAACACAACCTGTACTTAACCTTAAACAGGGACGGCTGGAATATGATCagcaaaaataattataatatatatattcatgtcCCTTATTTCTCCTCCTCTTAAGTAAAACATTACGTAAGGAtttgttaaaatatatatgttatgTGGTTTTAATATTTATTCTGTTGAAAAGCAGATCTTTGGCCCCATAGACTGCCATAGTTGTGAACACATGGTGGTAGTCATGATGAAACATGATAGTCAATGAGGAACGAGATCTGCTTGCTTAGAAACATAAgtaatatacagtgggtacggaaagtattcagaccccccttacatttttcactctttgttatattgcagtaatttgctaaaatcatttacagttttgttttatttacaggCTTTCCTAATAAAGtccaatcaaacacagctggactcaaatgaaagTGTAGAACATCTCAAAGATGaccagaagaaatggacagcacctgacttacagttttttacatttgctatgacaatacatttaacaaatttCCTAAACTCTTAACGCAGTTAGCAAAACATCTGTCTGTGTGGGCTATTACTACAAATAACACATTTCTTGTTGCTTTGACACAAAATGAATATAGTTAACAAAAAGTTTAAATGCTTAAACGTCTTTTGCACACAagggagtgtgcgctttttggtcgttgctgtggtgatcagtaagtgctattcggtattggtcaggtgcaattggaaaagatgtgtcttaagatgttttttaaaaacagtgttgggagtaacgcattacaaaagtaatacattacagtaacttattactttttgctgtaacgcagtagtgtaaggcattactaatcaattttcagtaatattttactcggtacatttccagtaacgcgtgcgattccccccccccccccccccccaaaaaaaagaaagaaatacaataaaacgaaaaaggaaaaggaaaaaaaggcgtgatacattaacgcatgaaaaatgcaagttattacctgttcgtggtcattcaatagccgcgtgtggtgtccaggttagtaattaaataaatgacagcttctgataTGTTTTTGTATAGCGATTTACTTAATTTTCCTTCAATTCAGTACTTCAATTCATCTCTTGCTGGTGTACTTTTGGATATGGTGTGACCCCAGCCAACACACCCATGTGGGGCCCAAAGGGGTTGCTCATGGGCTGATATCTGGGGCCCACCTGGGCTACCCAACTGGGACCCAGCTAATTTTGTCCTCAgtttccatggaggccccacatgGGTTTGCCCAGAAGGGTTGATGGTGGGTATCTTGATGGGCTCATACCGGGCCCACATGGTTAACCCAGGTAGAACCCATTTGGGGCT is a window encoding:
- the LOC137075919 gene encoding serine/threonine-protein kinase pim-2-like, with the translated sequence MTKLNGYSFPTPVHDAPDTSVDVTRASDGQSSSQDSSGPPQVFISEEPVTADPRGDQDWIDNTFQTPVHDAPDTSVCVTTASDSLAEDQRIIMDIGSSRYEMGAELGEGGFGTVYAATRLKDGLQVAVKFASNREARYTRISGYSRPIPLEVALQMFANRGPSAPNIIQLLDWQDEPDQYLMVLERPMPSQTLDVFLTSYTGTNREDLVRLIMCQVTFAAQACCRRGVFHRDIKLENLLINPDTLEVKLIDFGCGDFLNSAGYRSFSGTKEYCPPEYRISGHYHGEPATVWSLGVLLFVMLCWNFPRWRDLEEIDQNIWTRNGCSQECCDLIRCCLQVFPKKRIELEKVDLHDWFQTRSNKERKQENRGGVAPRFPPGLPRNQRACPILNL